The following coding sequences are from one Triticum dicoccoides isolate Atlit2015 ecotype Zavitan chromosome 4A, WEW_v2.0, whole genome shotgun sequence window:
- the LOC119283568 gene encoding mRNA-decapping enzyme-like protein has translation SDPVCLPCIAQSRKDVEGSLFVVKRNTQPRFQFIVMNRRNTDNLVEDLLSDFEYELQPPYLLYRNAAQEVNGIWFYNQQDCDAVANLFGRILNAYARVPPKAKVPSTKSEFEELEAVPTSAAIDGPLEPPPASTLISDTPDESLANYFGGAASIGSVSSGSMVGRAHPSTETTAASHTPLIMPSAAQSHQIHPPFGGSSAPPLPLQDTNAHASHSTNLVTPAFFAPPSSSSASLAPPISSMMPTAPPLHSTSSSTQHPQYGHGAPLLQPFPPPSPPPSFAPAHNDGSVISRDKVKDALLRLVQSDQFIDLIYRELQNAHM, from the exons TCCGATCCGGTTTGCTTGCCTTGTATTGCGCAGAGCCGCAAGGACGTGGAGGGGTCGCTGTTCGTCGTGAAGAG GAACACGCAGCCGAGGTTTCAGTTTATCGTCATGAACAGGCGGAACACGG ATAATCTGGTGGAGGATTTATTAAGTGATTTTGAATACGAACTTCAACCTCCATATTTGTTGTACCGGAATGCTGCACAAGAAGTAAATGGTATTTGGTTTTACAATCAGCAGGACTGTGATGCTGTAGCAAATCTTTTTGGAAG GATACTTAATGCTTACGCCAGAGTACCTCCAAAAGCTAAAGTGCCCTCCACCAAAAG CGAGTTTGAGGAATTGGAGGCTGTTCCTACGTCCGCTGCTATAGATGGCCCCCTTGAACCACCGCCAGCATCCACTCTCATTTCTGATACTCCTGATGAATCACTTGCTAATTACTTTGGT GGTGCTGCAAGCATTGGGAGTGTATCAAGTGGGTCAATGGTTGGAAGAGCTCATCCATCCACTGAAACCACTGCGGCTTCCCACACGCCATTGATTATGCCTTCTGCTGCCCAGTCGCACCAAATACACCCTCCTTTTGGAGGTTCATCAGCTCCACCACTGCCCCTCCAGGACACTAATGCCCATGCTAGCCATTCAACAAATCTTGTAACACCGGCATTCTTTGCTCCTCCATCATCCTCTTCTGCATCACTAGCTCCGCCGATTTCATCAATGATGCCGACAGCGCCACCTCTTCATTCAACTTCATCATCTACTCAACATCCTCAGTACGGGCATGGCGCCCCTCTACTCCAACCTTTTCCACCACCTTCACCACCTCCATCCTTCGCCCCTGCACACAACGACGGCTCTGTTATTTCACGGGATAAAGTTAAGGACGCCCTCCTGAGACTTGTTCAG AGTGACCAGTTCATCGATTTAATTTACCGGGAGTTGCAGAATGCACATATGTAG
- the LOC119286317 gene encoding probable F-box protein At2g36090 encodes MAASSQTEESMMNYDSPACGGAAETVIEDLPTDVLSLVLRRLDGASLAALGCASSSFHDLATDPDTWRGLCLALWPSVAGLLDNSCCRGTGDGFHRALFADAFPFPATAAAAATATVAPALPSRLVSAVDLHHKGVCIMSRVVETDASSAWFLGSPFRVDALLQEGFSAASSITPAELTLSWLLLDPTSGQAVNASSRRPVSVDRSWLTGETVVRFTVVLGGVALDAAVTCDDRFGHVREVSLCVEDGDGGGVSGRDGLAAVAAAMAAPRQGRGAEAEAQAARQYGELVKGKSARKEWKARREGLVDLCCSGVGAAAFVGFLVMLTCR; translated from the coding sequence ATGGCGGCGAGTAGTCAAACTGAGGAGAGCATGATGAACTACGATTCTccggcgtgcggcggcgcggcAGAGACGGTCATCGAGGACCTCCCCACGGACGTGCTGTCCCTCGTGCTCCGCCGGCTCGACGGCGCGTCGCTGGCGGCGCTCGGCTGCGCGAGCTCCAGCTTCCACGACCTCGCCACCGACCCCGACACATGGCGCGGACTCTGCCTCGCCTTGTGGCCGTCGGTCGCCGGCCTCCTCGACAATTCTTGCTGCCGCGGCACCGGTGACGGCTTCCACCGGGCGCTCTTCGCCGACGCGTTCCCGTTCCCagcgacagcggcggcggcggccacggcCACGGTCGCGCCCGCCCTGCCCAGCCGGCTCGTCTCCGCCGTGGACCTGCACCACAAGGGGGTCTGCATCATGTCGCGCGTGGTGGAGACGGACGCCTCGTCGGCGTGGTTCCTGGGCTCGCCGTTCCGCGTCGACGCGCTCCTGCAGGAGGGCTTCTCGGCAGCGTCCTCGATCACGCCGGCGGAGCTGACGCTGAGCTGGCTGCTTCTCGACCCGACGTCAGGCCAGGCGGTCAACGCCTCCAGCCGGCGGCCGGTATCCGTTGACCGGAGCTGGCTCACGGGAGAGACCGTGGTGCGGTTCACCGTGGTGCTCGGCGGCGTCGCCCTGGACGCGGCCGTCACGTGCGACGACCGGTTTGGGCACGTCCGGGAGGTCAGCCTGTGCGTGGAggacggtgacggcggcggcgtCAGCGGGCGGGACGGGCTGGCGGCGGTCGCCGCGGCCATGGCCGCCCCGAGGCAGGGCCGGGGCGCGGAGGCGGAGGCACAGGCGGCGCGGCAGTACGGGGAGTTGGTGAAAGGGAAGAGCGCGCGAAAGGAGTGGAAAGCGAGGCGGGAGGGGCTCGTCGACCTCTGCTGCTCCGGCGTCGGAGCGGCGGCGTTCGTCGGGTTCCTGGTGATGCTCACGTGCCGGTGA